In Candidatus Binataceae bacterium, the following proteins share a genomic window:
- a CDS encoding zinc ribbon domain-containing protein, giving the protein MPLYECHCGRCDLTFEVLAAVSDAAGAHPCPQCGRRARRILSAVTFGRSGREPEARAADPSRPDVTRLRVPPPAQLCWMDERSTSRYAAHLHGRGAEYDETVAAREETRKQRGEPVPAVSAHGHSHSPLADPVVYARRRAAAKRAEKPAPAK; this is encoded by the coding sequence ATGCCGCTTTATGAGTGCCATTGCGGGCGCTGCGATCTAACGTTCGAGGTGCTGGCCGCGGTCAGTGACGCGGCTGGCGCTCATCCGTGCCCGCAGTGCGGACGGCGCGCCCGGCGAATCCTCTCGGCCGTGACCTTCGGGCGTAGCGGCAGAGAACCTGAGGCGCGCGCTGCTGACCCGTCGCGTCCCGACGTCACCCGGCTGCGGGTGCCGCCGCCGGCGCAACTCTGCTGGATGGACGAGCGTTCGACCTCGCGTTACGCGGCTCATCTGCACGGGCGGGGGGCGGAGTACGACGAAACCGTGGCGGCGCGCGAGGAAACTCGCAAACAGCGCGGGGAGCCGGTACCGGCGGTGAGCGCACACGGCCACAGCCATTCGCCGCTGGCGGATCCGGTGGTCTATGCGCGCCGGCGCGCGGCCGCGAAACGGGCGGAGAAGCCGGCACCGGCCAAGTAA
- a CDS encoding N-acyl homoserine lactonase family protein produces MAEGKAKKMFVLPGAELTAPASLLMHGGSNDLLQLPCPSFLIEHAKGLVLFDTGCNAKIIDDAVGYWGETAKALPIKWNKSDTLDKQIEGVGYKTSDVKYVILSHSHLDHSGGLTYFPKAKFIVGANELRYAYWPDPDRRWAFILNDFLPTRGYDWLELSGDFDLFGDGAIQFLLTPGHTPGECSVMVNLPNRKFLLVGDTLHLRAGATMEATMGIDVDPNQSLRSIQRIKAIRDMQGATMWITHDPEDWKEHPHRVD; encoded by the coding sequence ATGGCGGAAGGCAAGGCGAAGAAAATGTTTGTGCTGCCCGGCGCGGAGTTGACCGCCCCGGCCTCCTTATTGATGCATGGCGGCAGCAACGATCTGCTGCAGCTGCCGTGTCCCTCGTTTCTAATCGAACATGCCAAGGGCCTCGTCCTGTTTGACACCGGCTGCAACGCGAAGATAATCGATGACGCCGTCGGCTACTGGGGCGAGACCGCGAAGGCGCTGCCGATTAAGTGGAACAAGTCCGACACGCTGGACAAGCAGATCGAGGGGGTGGGCTACAAGACTTCGGACGTGAAGTATGTGATTCTTTCGCACTCCCATCTGGATCACTCGGGCGGCCTGACCTATTTCCCGAAAGCCAAGTTTATCGTCGGCGCGAACGAGTTGCGCTACGCCTACTGGCCCGATCCGGATCGGCGCTGGGCCTTTATCCTGAATGATTTCCTGCCGACGCGCGGCTATGACTGGCTCGAGTTGAGCGGCGACTTCGATCTCTTCGGCGATGGCGCCATCCAGTTCCTTCTGACCCCTGGACATACGCCGGGCGAATGCTCGGTGATGGTGAACCTGCCCAACCGCAAGTTCCTGCTGGTCGGCGACACGCTCCATCTGCGCGCTGGTGCGACCATGGAAGCGACGATGGGGATCGACGTCGATCCGAACCAGTCGCTGCGCTCGATTCAGCGGATCAAGGCGATTCGCGACATGCAGGGCGCGACGATGTGGATCACGCACGATCCCGAAGACTGGAAGGAACATCCCCATCGAGTGGACTGA
- a CDS encoding O-antigen polymerase → MSTSWTLALMVELLLVLLAWFGTVQFGSWLAPGAFYSILWAGFVGASLVFAPDNEIWPGVVWFLLMCGLVQIGAAIGSGSARRPMPLRRGSPSLRALRWTNVFCVIAGLVGVEILLRSIGEGLTSLANPVALAINSVVFSYLRYYRHGFREPSAYVALSTLVYLSAYLSGILFSLSQRRADRVIAILVAAPVLLIGITLTTRGPVLFCGIMWLVSYLATGVWSGEITRLRFGARSLTWAGVLSAILVVVYVGLQALRTGAPIRRDAKFNPVQFGLAQAQTAYVGSLAAFSSWFEDNWSSFPAPGLGRYSFASAYQWLGGGHQFQRFDETQVSSEDPDAPTTNVFTIYRYWAEDFTLPGSAFLVLLLGVMGGWSYRSVQNGAFSRVPFLALFYQIGFVSLAGFAMRDTTIQGAFLLLLVFARFGRAAPPRRRAKAPGGEAIAAAG, encoded by the coding sequence ATGAGCACTAGCTGGACTCTTGCCTTGATGGTCGAGTTGCTGCTGGTGCTGCTGGCGTGGTTCGGTACGGTCCAGTTTGGCAGCTGGCTGGCGCCGGGCGCGTTTTACTCGATTCTGTGGGCGGGTTTCGTCGGCGCGAGCCTGGTCTTTGCGCCGGACAATGAGATATGGCCAGGTGTCGTGTGGTTCCTGCTGATGTGCGGGTTGGTGCAAATCGGCGCAGCCATAGGATCAGGCTCCGCGCGGCGGCCGATGCCGCTGCGGCGCGGGTCGCCTTCGCTCCGCGCTCTGCGCTGGACCAATGTTTTCTGTGTGATCGCCGGGCTGGTGGGCGTCGAGATTCTGCTGCGCTCGATCGGAGAGGGGCTAACGAGCCTGGCCAATCCGGTGGCATTGGCGATCAATAGCGTGGTTTTTTCTTATCTGCGGTATTACCGCCACGGCTTTCGCGAGCCGTCGGCATACGTTGCCCTGAGTACGCTGGTTTATCTGAGCGCGTATCTCTCGGGTATCCTGTTTAGCTTGAGCCAGCGGCGCGCCGATCGCGTCATAGCGATACTGGTCGCTGCGCCGGTTCTGTTGATTGGGATTACGCTGACGACTCGCGGGCCCGTGCTCTTCTGCGGCATCATGTGGCTGGTAAGTTATCTGGCGACCGGTGTTTGGAGCGGCGAGATCACGCGCTTGCGGTTTGGCGCGCGTTCGCTGACCTGGGCCGGCGTCCTCTCCGCGATTCTGGTCGTGGTTTACGTTGGTCTGCAGGCGTTGCGCACGGGAGCGCCGATCAGGCGCGACGCCAAGTTCAATCCGGTTCAATTCGGGCTGGCCCAAGCGCAAACGGCCTATGTGGGATCGCTGGCGGCGTTTTCCAGTTGGTTCGAGGACAACTGGAGCAGTTTTCCGGCCCCGGGGCTCGGCCGCTATAGCTTTGCCAGCGCCTATCAATGGCTGGGCGGCGGGCATCAGTTCCAACGGTTTGACGAGACGCAGGTCTCGTCAGAAGATCCGGACGCGCCGACCACCAACGTCTTTACGATTTATCGCTACTGGGCCGAGGATTTCACGCTGCCGGGCTCGGCGTTTCTGGTGCTGCTGCTGGGCGTGATGGGTGGCTGGTCCTATCGGTCGGTGCAGAACGGAGCATTCAGTCGCGTGCCATTTTTGGCGCTGTTTTACCAAATCGGCTTCGTCTCGCTGGCTGGCTTCGCGATGCGCGACACGACGATCCAGGGAGCCTTCTTGCTGTTGCTGGTCTTTGCGCGCTTCGGGCGAGCCGCTCCACCCAGGCGCAGAGCAAAAGCCCCCGGCGGCGAAGCTATCGCGGCGGCGGGATGA
- a CDS encoding class I SAM-dependent methyltransferase, with the protein MIDDPQTGNWYENRDAIKGLERDNPIYTPGARFQQIAWQLALYRTLQIAAPIPGQARILDVGCGTGGAVPTLYWTRTSPNQITGIDINAEFIDRARRRFPGCNWIVWDATQDLVEPASFDLVMQSTMFLQVGEAVMESVAAAMSRAVRPGGHVLFVDWRYTYDRRVLRSSTLRQWFSDCNLVGRIPGALVPPIGRAVSAHAQWAYFLIQRTLPFLVGQYAWLFAKRHP; encoded by the coding sequence ATGATCGACGATCCCCAAACTGGGAACTGGTACGAGAACCGCGACGCCATTAAAGGCCTCGAACGCGACAACCCGATATACACGCCAGGCGCCCGCTTCCAACAAATCGCCTGGCAGCTAGCGCTGTACCGCACCCTTCAAATCGCCGCTCCCATTCCAGGGCAAGCCCGAATACTCGACGTCGGATGCGGTACCGGGGGCGCTGTTCCTACATTGTATTGGACGCGGACCAGTCCGAATCAGATAACCGGCATCGATATCAACGCCGAATTCATCGACCGGGCGAGGCGGCGATTCCCCGGATGCAACTGGATCGTCTGGGATGCAACCCAGGACTTGGTCGAGCCTGCGAGCTTCGATCTTGTAATGCAAAGTACGATGTTTCTGCAGGTGGGCGAGGCCGTGATGGAGTCTGTGGCAGCCGCGATGTCACGGGCTGTGCGTCCCGGCGGACACGTCCTATTCGTCGATTGGCGATACACCTATGACCGGCGGGTACTCCGGAGCAGCACACTTCGTCAATGGTTTAGCGACTGCAATTTGGTCGGCCGGATACCGGGGGCGCTGGTGCCGCCGATCGGGAGGGCGGTGTCGGCCCACGCCCAATGGGCCTACTTCCTGATCCAGCGCACCCTGCCGTTCCTCGTCGGACAATATGCTTGGCTGTTTGCGAAGCGCCATCCATAA
- a CDS encoding nucleoside-diphosphate sugar epimerase/dehydratase yields the protein MALIGLAYLIAFELRFDLTFLPVSRALLWAPLPWIFALQTMFYFAFGIHQIVWRYVAPRDLARIGLFAICAYVAFQFVVNVLFKFAWYPRSIFLLDPMLLIFLLGGARALRRLLYEFPNSRPTKRILIYGAGDAGAMIVREMMHTAYYDYRPVGFIDDDRAKVGRRIHGYRVLGTRHDVKRVVSRLQPDEILLAMPRVPPSVVRGVIKALETIKLPVKTLPSLRDVMHGIVKVSDIRQIDLADLLGRDPVDLDPETVGQLITGKSILVTGAGGSIGAELCRQIWALQPRTLAMFEKHENSLYAIEAELRDGRGADDRLVIEVGDVCDAARVSSVLAKHRSEIVFHAAAHKHVPLMERNPCEAVKNNVGGTRVVATAAARAGVERFILVSTDKAVNPSSVMGVTKRIAELVVEDIARGQSCKFGAVRFGNVMGSNGSVIPRFQAQLSQGGPLTVTHPDMRRYFMLIPEAVALMLHSAAIIESGAIYVLEMGDQIRVDDIARHMIRLAGLIPDEDIQIIYTGIRAGEKMSEELIGHDEQARPTASRAVTMVHSKGRLERARLAQHLETLEAAAEANRDGDVTRALELLVPSFRYCGEHRSEIGEVTDDIDSLRRKRA from the coding sequence GTGGCGCTGATTGGGCTTGCCTACCTAATCGCCTTCGAGCTGCGCTTTGATCTGACATTTCTGCCGGTTTCACGAGCGCTGCTGTGGGCCCCTCTGCCCTGGATTTTCGCGCTTCAGACGATGTTCTACTTCGCCTTCGGCATACACCAGATTGTCTGGCGTTATGTGGCGCCGCGCGATCTGGCGCGGATTGGGCTCTTTGCGATCTGCGCCTACGTCGCCTTCCAGTTCGTGGTCAACGTGCTCTTCAAGTTCGCCTGGTACCCACGCTCGATATTCCTGCTCGATCCGATGCTGCTCATATTCCTGCTGGGAGGGGCGCGCGCCCTGCGGCGGCTGCTCTACGAATTTCCCAATTCCAGACCGACCAAGCGCATCCTGATTTACGGGGCCGGCGACGCCGGTGCGATGATCGTTCGCGAAATGATGCACACGGCTTATTACGATTATCGACCAGTCGGCTTCATCGACGACGATCGCGCCAAGGTCGGCCGGCGGATTCACGGCTACCGCGTCCTCGGCACGCGGCACGACGTCAAGCGCGTCGTCAGCCGGCTCCAGCCCGATGAGATCCTGCTGGCGATGCCGCGTGTGCCCCCTTCGGTGGTGCGCGGAGTAATCAAAGCCCTCGAAACGATCAAGCTCCCGGTCAAGACCCTGCCGAGTCTCCGCGATGTGATGCATGGAATTGTCAAGGTTTCCGACATTCGCCAAATCGATCTTGCTGATCTGCTCGGCCGCGACCCGGTCGATCTCGATCCTGAAACGGTCGGACAATTAATCACCGGCAAGAGCATCCTCGTCACCGGCGCGGGCGGTTCGATCGGCGCCGAGCTCTGCCGTCAGATTTGGGCGCTGCAGCCGCGCACGCTCGCGATGTTCGAGAAGCATGAGAACAGCCTGTATGCGATTGAAGCCGAGCTGCGCGACGGCCGCGGCGCTGACGACCGGCTGGTGATCGAGGTCGGTGACGTCTGCGACGCGGCCCGCGTCAGCTCGGTGCTGGCCAAACATCGCTCGGAGATCGTCTTTCATGCCGCGGCCCACAAGCACGTCCCGCTGATGGAAAGAAACCCGTGCGAAGCGGTCAAGAACAACGTCGGCGGCACCCGCGTGGTCGCCACCGCCGCCGCGCGCGCCGGCGTCGAGCGCTTCATTCTGGTCTCGACCGACAAGGCGGTGAATCCGAGCAGCGTGATGGGCGTGACCAAGCGGATCGCGGAATTGGTCGTCGAGGACATCGCACGCGGCCAAAGCTGTAAATTCGGCGCCGTGCGCTTCGGCAACGTGATGGGCAGTAACGGCAGTGTTATTCCGCGTTTTCAGGCCCAGCTTAGCCAGGGCGGACCGCTCACCGTAACCCATCCCGACATGCGCCGCTATTTTATGTTGATCCCGGAGGCGGTCGCGCTGATGCTCCATAGCGCCGCGATCATCGAATCCGGCGCCATTTACGTCCTGGAGATGGGCGACCAGATCCGCGTCGATGACATCGCCCGCCACATGATTCGGCTCGCCGGCCTGATTCCTGACGAGGACATCCAGATCATCTATACTGGCATTCGCGCCGGCGAGAAAATGAGCGAGGAGCTAATCGGGCACGACGAGCAGGCCCGTCCCACGGCGAGCCGCGCCGTTACCATGGTGCACAGCAAAGGACGCCTAGAGCGCGCACGACTGGCTCAACACCTCGAGACTCTTGAGGCGGCTGCCGAGGCCAATCGCGACGGCGACGTTACGCGCGCACTCGAGCTTCTGGTTCCGAGCTTTCGCTACTGCGGCGAACACCGCTCCGAGATTGGGGAAGTAACCGATGACATCGACTCACTCCGCCGCAAACGCGCGTAA
- a CDS encoding oligosaccharide flippase family protein: MLTARASPIWRRLLEALWAYAEAQPRLHALWRGSATALIIAVISAGLRWSLQVLIARWLGASAFGDYSYALVMAQILTVVAGFGIGASVVKFIPGYMARGDWGLIRGLVMRSRQLTAASSLLLAVVTIAAVRIVEPQRFEVGSLMMGAVLIPFVALSGLEQELGRARERILMTYALPLILQPVLEMAALGGLWILSGRLDPVRAIGIRIATVALVLAPQMASLRSALPRAVRRAKPIYDNRGWMSVGLLMLVTYIGVTLSSRADLLVLGWFRPADDVGVYSAAVMISGLVGLLVAAAGTRAGPMFSNLFARGQRRELELCAQGASRLTFWLSLPLIVALAALGKPLLAVFGHDFGRGYSALLILLVGQLSNAAMGPIGVLLLMTGFERTTAMVVAGSATLDLVAALVLVPRLGMVGAAVASMLAATGWNVAIAVSAKSALGIDPVALWRRESSSDETS; encoded by the coding sequence GTGCTAACGGCGCGGGCCTCGCCGATTTGGCGCCGGTTACTGGAGGCGCTGTGGGCATACGCCGAAGCGCAGCCGCGCTTACATGCGCTATGGCGGGGTTCGGCGACCGCATTGATCATCGCGGTCATTAGCGCGGGCCTGCGATGGTCATTGCAGGTGCTGATCGCAAGGTGGCTCGGCGCCAGTGCCTTCGGGGACTACAGCTACGCCCTGGTGATGGCCCAGATTCTGACGGTGGTCGCCGGATTCGGCATCGGCGCGAGTGTGGTCAAGTTTATTCCGGGTTACATGGCGCGGGGGGATTGGGGACTGATACGCGGGCTGGTCATGCGCAGCCGACAACTGACGGCGGCCTCGAGCCTGCTGTTGGCGGTGGTGACGATCGCGGCGGTGCGCATTGTCGAGCCGCAGCGCTTCGAGGTCGGTAGCCTGATGATGGGTGCCGTGCTGATACCGTTTGTGGCGCTGTCGGGTCTGGAGCAGGAACTGGGCCGCGCGCGGGAGCGCATCCTGATGACTTACGCGCTGCCGCTGATTTTGCAACCCGTGCTGGAGATGGCGGCGCTCGGCGGCCTGTGGATACTGTCGGGCCGCCTCGACCCCGTCAGGGCAATCGGCATCCGGATCGCCACTGTCGCGTTAGTCCTCGCGCCGCAGATGGCGAGTTTGCGCAGCGCTCTGCCGCGCGCGGTGCGCCGGGCCAAGCCGATTTACGATAATCGCGGCTGGATGAGCGTCGGGCTGCTGATGCTGGTGACCTACATCGGTGTCACGCTTTCGAGCCGCGCCGATCTGCTGGTCCTGGGATGGTTTCGCCCGGCGGACGACGTCGGCGTATATAGCGCGGCGGTGATGATTTCCGGGCTGGTTGGGCTACTGGTCGCGGCGGCCGGAACGCGTGCGGGTCCGATGTTTTCGAACCTGTTCGCCCGGGGACAACGGCGCGAACTCGAGCTCTGTGCGCAGGGCGCGAGCCGGTTGACGTTTTGGCTCTCGCTCCCGCTGATTGTGGCGCTGGCAGCGCTGGGTAAGCCCTTGCTGGCGGTCTTCGGCCACGACTTCGGCCGCGGGTATTCGGCCCTGCTCATTTTGCTTGTGGGGCAATTATCTAACGCTGCGATGGGACCAATCGGCGTTCTGCTGCTGATGACCGGGTTCGAGCGGACCACCGCGATGGTCGTTGCGGGCAGCGCCACGCTGGATTTGGTGGCGGCGCTGGTGCTGGTCCCCAGGCTTGGAATGGTTGGCGCCGCGGTCGCCTCGATGCTGGCGGCGACCGGCTGGAACGTCGCGATCGCAGTGAGCGCGAAGTCCGCGCTGGGGATCGATCCGGTCGCGCTGTGGCGGCGGGAAAGCAGCTCAGATGAAACCTCTTAA
- a CDS encoding sulfotransferase, producing the protein MNPKRTRIVFIAGYGRSGSTLLGQMLGRVPGAVFVGELRDIWARGVIDNEPCGCGQEFRRCEFWNAVMQRAFGGLAGLDAVQMLADQGTIDKNRNIPMLVLLDRVPGDFAAAKRPREYVRAMAQLNRAIIETAGARLIIDSSKDPSTLCTLARAPELELNVIHLLRDSRAVAHSWARRKKQFDTGGQVKFMPQYSALQSALEWDWFNGWCSALKFLGHRRMRYVSLRYEDYVREPRSLLQRTSAALGLEIPDSDFDFIGADGSAELGQNHAISGNLSRFAIGKIRLKPDDEWRSAMSAARARWIKVLTLPLMLGYGY; encoded by the coding sequence ATGAATCCTAAGCGAACGCGAATTGTGTTTATCGCGGGCTATGGACGCAGCGGCAGTACGCTGCTCGGCCAGATGCTCGGACGGGTGCCCGGAGCCGTCTTTGTCGGGGAGTTGCGCGACATCTGGGCGCGCGGTGTGATCGACAACGAACCCTGCGGTTGCGGACAAGAATTTCGCCGATGCGAATTCTGGAACGCTGTGATGCAACGGGCGTTCGGCGGTCTCGCGGGGCTCGACGCTGTGCAAATGCTCGCCGACCAGGGCACGATCGATAAAAATCGCAACATCCCGATGCTGGTGCTGCTCGATCGTGTGCCGGGTGATTTCGCCGCGGCCAAACGCCCGCGGGAATACGTGCGGGCAATGGCGCAACTCAATCGCGCGATTATCGAAACCGCCGGCGCCCGCCTGATCATTGATTCGTCGAAGGACCCGTCCACCCTCTGCACTTTGGCGCGTGCGCCCGAGCTGGAACTCAACGTTATCCACCTGCTGCGCGATAGTCGTGCGGTGGCGCATTCGTGGGCGCGCCGCAAGAAACAGTTCGACACTGGCGGGCAGGTGAAATTTATGCCCCAATATAGCGCCCTGCAGAGTGCGCTCGAATGGGACTGGTTCAACGGCTGGTGCAGCGCGCTGAAGTTCCTTGGACACCGACGTATGCGCTATGTGTCCCTGAGATATGAGGACTACGTGCGCGAGCCGCGTAGCCTCCTGCAGCGGACGAGTGCCGCGCTGGGCCTCGAAATACCGGACTCCGACTTCGACTTCATCGGTGCCGACGGCAGCGCCGAGCTCGGCCAAAATCACGCGATCAGCGGCAACCTGTCGCGTTTCGCAATCGGCAAAATCCGCTTGAAACCAGACGACGAGTGGCGCAGCGCGATGTCCGCGGCGCGCGCCCGATGGATCAAAGTCCTGACGCTGCCCTTGATGCTGGGATACGGTTATTAG
- a CDS encoding aldo/keto reductase — protein sequence MELRTLGKSGLQVSKVGLGCNNFGMTIDLDATRKVVNAALEAGVTLLDTADIYGKSGGSETMLGQILGERRKAIVLATKFGMQMDKAGVLKGGSRRYLMAAAEDSLKRLKTDWIDLYQLHQPDPLTPLEETLRALDDLIRHGKVRYIGCSNLPAWQVVEAHWTAKDLGINAFVSCQDEYSLLVREPDRDLIPAMQSYGLGLLPFFPLASGLLTGKYQRAVEPAAGTRFASMGGLAKRYANEKNWPIVERLKAFAESRGHTLLELAFSWLVARPTVASVIAGATSPEQIAQNVKAADWQLSAAELAEVDTITRKS from the coding sequence ATGGAACTACGCACGCTGGGAAAATCCGGGCTGCAGGTCTCGAAGGTCGGCCTGGGCTGCAACAACTTCGGCATGACGATCGATCTCGACGCGACTCGCAAAGTCGTCAATGCGGCGCTCGAGGCGGGAGTCACCCTGCTCGACACCGCGGATATTTACGGCAAGAGCGGAGGTTCCGAGACCATGCTCGGGCAGATCCTCGGCGAGCGGCGCAAGGCGATCGTGCTCGCGACCAAGTTCGGGATGCAGATGGACAAGGCCGGCGTGCTTAAGGGTGGTTCGCGCCGCTATCTGATGGCGGCGGCGGAAGACAGCTTGAAGCGCCTCAAAACCGACTGGATTGATCTCTATCAGCTTCATCAGCCCGACCCGCTGACTCCGCTCGAGGAGACTTTGCGCGCGCTCGACGATTTGATTCGGCATGGCAAGGTCCGCTACATCGGCTGCTCGAACCTCCCCGCCTGGCAAGTGGTTGAAGCGCATTGGACGGCAAAGGATCTGGGAATCAATGCCTTCGTCTCATGTCAGGACGAGTACAGCCTGCTGGTGCGTGAGCCGGACCGCGATCTGATTCCGGCGATGCAGTCCTATGGGTTGGGACTGCTGCCCTTTTTTCCGCTGGCGAGCGGACTGCTGACCGGTAAATACCAGCGCGCGGTGGAACCGGCGGCGGGGACGCGGTTCGCTTCGATGGGTGGCCTGGCGAAGCGCTATGCGAATGAAAAGAACTGGCCGATCGTCGAGCGGCTGAAAGCATTCGCAGAGTCGCGCGGGCATACGCTGCTCGAACTGGCTTTCAGTTGGCTCGTGGCGCGTCCGACCGTGGCCAGCGTGATTGCGGGCGCGACGAGCCCCGAGCAGATCGCGCAGAACGTCAAAGCGGCGGACTGGCAGCTTTCGGCGGCAGAGCTGGCGGAGGTGGATACGATCACAAGGAAGAGTTGA
- a CDS encoding AarF/ABC1/UbiB kinase family protein, protein MAERKNRETLTSGRARRAIKIGGLASQVGTSYLWASLRRPFLASGRAEQELLDTHLKNARRIVESSKQLRGAFMKLIQMLSTRADLMPNEAIDILKATQSDVPPMDYKLIAQQLRRELGKSPEQLFASFETEAFAAASLGQVHRARLKNGEEVAVKIQYPGVDATVEQDLQNLKLLLRTLQTVAGDLMRQKIDTKTIFAELETRLREELDYVNEARNINEFRRYLADEPDVLIPRVIKELSTKRVLTMTYLDGYRLSDVFGEHADLKLRTWVARKYYQLIWRQILEFGLLHTDPQPGNYLVSYHPRLAMLDFGSVRRFPDPIRRANLQLAQAMLAGDDRALGAALLKLGYLDRSQDPAPLIKVVYVLFEPVIIDRVYHPNEYDAVAKAAAVGEMAFAHKLYKSPAHGIFLLRALIGLDGIMKGLAVRTNYCTLFRECISAATRANARFTRAR, encoded by the coding sequence ATGGCCGAACGCAAAAACCGCGAAACTCTCACCAGCGGACGCGCGCGCCGCGCGATTAAGATCGGCGGGCTCGCCTCGCAGGTCGGCACGAGCTACCTGTGGGCTTCGCTGCGCCGGCCGTTTCTCGCCTCGGGCCGCGCCGAACAGGAACTGCTCGACACTCATCTGAAGAACGCGCGGCGCATCGTTGAAAGCTCCAAACAGCTTCGTGGCGCGTTCATGAAGCTCATCCAGATGCTCTCGACGCGCGCCGACCTGATGCCGAACGAAGCCATCGACATCCTAAAGGCGACGCAGTCCGACGTCCCGCCGATGGATTACAAGCTCATCGCGCAGCAGCTCCGTCGCGAGCTCGGCAAATCGCCCGAACAACTCTTCGCGAGTTTCGAGACCGAGGCCTTCGCCGCCGCCTCGCTCGGCCAGGTCCATCGCGCCCGCCTCAAAAACGGCGAGGAAGTCGCGGTCAAGATTCAGTACCCGGGCGTGGACGCGACCGTCGAACAGGATCTCCAGAATCTCAAGCTCCTGCTGCGCACCTTGCAAACCGTCGCCGGCGATCTGATGCGCCAGAAGATCGACACCAAGACCATTTTCGCCGAACTCGAAACGCGCCTGCGCGAGGAACTCGACTATGTTAACGAGGCCCGCAACATCAACGAGTTCCGCCGCTACCTCGCCGACGAGCCCGACGTGCTGATCCCGCGCGTCATCAAGGAACTCAGCACCAAACGGGTCCTGACGATGACCTATCTCGATGGCTACCGGCTCTCCGACGTCTTCGGCGAGCATGCTGATCTCAAGTTACGCACCTGGGTGGCGCGCAAGTATTACCAGCTCATCTGGCGTCAGATACTCGAATTCGGCCTGCTCCATACCGATCCGCAGCCGGGTAACTACCTGGTCAGCTATCACCCGCGCCTCGCGATGCTCGATTTCGGCTCGGTGCGCCGTTTTCCCGATCCGATCCGGCGGGCCAACCTGCAGCTTGCGCAGGCGATGCTCGCGGGCGACGACCGCGCGCTCGGCGCGGCGCTGCTCAAGCTCGGCTACCTGGACCGTAGCCAAGATCCGGCGCCCTTGATCAAAGTGGTTTATGTGCTGTTCGAACCGGTCATCATCGATCGGGTTTATCATCCGAACGAATACGACGCGGTCGCGAAGGCGGCCGCGGTCGGCGAGATGGCTTTCGCCCACAAGCTGTACAAGTCGCCCGCCCACGGCATCTTTCTGCTGCGTGCGCTGATTGGCCTCGACGGCATCATGAAGGGCCTGGCGGTGCGGACCAACTACTGCACGCTGTTCCGCGAGTGCATCAGCGCCGCCACCCGCGCCAACGCCCGTTTCACCCGCGCCCGCTGA
- the larB gene encoding nickel pincer cofactor biosynthesis protein LarB: protein MTEARIREILEQVAARQLTAESALGRLRRLPFDDLGFARLDNHRSLRRGVPEVVFGDGKTADQIATIGRSMARSGVNLIVTRLAPDKARAVKRKLPALDYRADARIGVVIHEPPVASGHGTIAILSAGTSDIPVAEEAAVCAELFGNRVVRIYDVGVAGLHRLTAQAELLQSATVLIVVAGMEGALPSVVAGLVDKPVIAVPTSIGYGVAFGGLAALLGMLNSCAGGVSVVNIDNGFGAALAATLINRVGISRVGLERNSDNGRTQKPRNSHQRTRAPRD, encoded by the coding sequence ATGACCGAGGCGCGCATCCGCGAAATTCTCGAACAGGTGGCGGCGCGGCAGTTGACCGCCGAGAGCGCGCTCGGCCGTCTGCGCCGGCTCCCCTTCGACGACCTTGGTTTCGCGCGCCTCGATAACCATCGCTCGCTTCGCCGCGGCGTGCCGGAGGTCGTCTTCGGCGACGGCAAGACCGCTGATCAGATCGCAACGATCGGCCGCAGCATGGCGCGCAGCGGCGTCAATTTGATTGTGACGCGGCTCGCGCCCGACAAGGCGCGCGCCGTCAAGCGCAAGCTGCCGGCGCTCGATTATCGCGCCGACGCCCGCATCGGCGTAGTCATTCACGAACCGCCGGTGGCGTCCGGGCACGGCACAATCGCGATCCTCAGCGCGGGAACCTCCGACATTCCGGTGGCCGAGGAAGCTGCCGTGTGCGCCGAGCTTTTCGGCAATCGCGTCGTGCGCATCTACGACGTTGGCGTCGCCGGGCTTCATCGTCTGACTGCGCAAGCTGAGCTGCTACAGTCCGCGACGGTGCTGATCGTCGTCGCCGGCATGGAGGGCGCGCTGCCGTCGGTGGTCGCCGGCCTGGTGGACAAACCAGTTATCGCCGTTCCGACCAGTATCGGCTATGGCGTCGCCTTCGGCGGACTGGCTGCGCTGCTCGGGATGCTCAATAGCTGCGCGGGCGGTGTCAGCGTCGTCAATATCGATAATGGTTTTGGCGCGGCGCTGGCCGCCACCCTGATCAATCGGGTCGGAATCAGCCGGGTCGGGCTCGAGCGGAATTCAGACAATGGCCGAACGCAAAAACCGCGAAACTCTCACCAGCGGACGCGCGCGCCGCGCGATTAA